Proteins encoded by one window of Pseudonocardia sp. HH130629-09:
- a CDS encoding MaoC family dehydratase, whose translation MTVTEDRKVTELPGPPSLGQYYASAAARAALPGGSGRSLPATELVRRGVTVEQGHLADYARVCGFRVGNALPVTYPHMLTFPLQVVLMAGRSFPLPLPGLVHIANRITVHRAIAPTETLDVRVWAQRFTRHPKGAQVDLIGEVSADGETVWSGRSTYLARGAKAPDGPAGGDDTAGTADIAEPPVPTGPANALWRVPGDIGRRYAAVSGDVNPIHLHPLTAKAMGFPRAIAHGMWTAAHAVAALEGRIPDACTYDVVFRKPVLLPAKVELVTGSDAKGAWGLALRSAKDAEKLHLVGRISG comes from the coding sequence ATGACCGTGACCGAGGATCGGAAGGTCACGGAGCTGCCCGGCCCGCCGTCGCTGGGGCAGTACTACGCCTCCGCGGCCGCCCGGGCGGCGCTGCCCGGCGGCTCCGGCCGGTCGCTGCCCGCGACCGAGCTGGTCCGCCGCGGCGTCACGGTCGAGCAGGGACACCTCGCCGACTACGCCCGGGTCTGCGGGTTCCGGGTCGGCAACGCCCTGCCGGTGACCTACCCGCACATGCTGACGTTCCCGCTGCAGGTCGTGCTGATGGCCGGCCGGTCGTTCCCGCTGCCGCTGCCCGGGCTGGTGCACATCGCCAACCGGATCACCGTGCACCGGGCGATCGCCCCGACCGAGACGCTCGACGTCCGGGTGTGGGCGCAGCGGTTCACCCGACATCCCAAGGGGGCGCAGGTCGACCTGATCGGTGAGGTCTCCGCGGACGGGGAGACCGTCTGGTCCGGCCGCAGCACCTACCTGGCCCGCGGGGCGAAGGCCCCGGACGGCCCGGCGGGCGGCGACGACACGGCCGGCACGGCCGACATCGCCGAGCCGCCGGTGCCCACCGGGCCGGCGAACGCGCTGTGGCGGGTCCCGGGCGACATCGGGCGCCGCTACGCGGCCGTCTCCGGTGACGTGAACCCGATCCACCTGCACCCGCTCACGGCGAAGGCGATGGGCTTCCCGCGGGCGATCGCGCACGGCATGTGGACCGCGGCGCACGCCGTCGCCGCGCTGGAGGGCCGGATCCCCGACGCCTGCACCTACGACGTCGTGTTCCGCAAGCCGGTGCTGCTCCCGGCGAAGGTCGAGCTCGTGACCGGGTCCGACGCCAAGGGGGCGTGGGGTCTGGCGCTGCGCAGCGCCAAGGACGCGGAAAAGCTGCACCTGGTCGGCCGCATCAGCGGGTAG
- a CDS encoding carboxymuconolactone decarboxylase family protein, with the protein MEPRITRPYRHVPDGYRALLALESSTRDDTVLPRALQELVRLRASQVNGCGFCVDMHSHDALDAGESVERLLSVAAWREAPWFSRAERAALALTEELTRLADRPDAVPDPVWDEAAAVFDEKALTQLVVSVATINAWNRISVATRQVAGSHRRAAAAGRP; encoded by the coding sequence ATGGAACCGCGCATCACCCGGCCCTACCGCCACGTCCCGGACGGCTACCGCGCGCTGCTCGCGCTGGAGTCCTCCACCCGCGACGACACCGTCCTCCCCCGCGCCCTGCAGGAGCTCGTGCGGCTGCGCGCCTCGCAGGTCAACGGCTGCGGGTTCTGCGTGGACATGCACTCCCACGACGCGCTCGACGCCGGGGAGAGCGTGGAGCGCCTGCTCTCCGTCGCCGCCTGGCGGGAGGCCCCGTGGTTCAGCAGGGCCGAGCGCGCCGCGCTCGCCCTGACCGAGGAGCTCACCCGGCTCGCCGACCGCCCCGACGCCGTGCCGGACCCGGTGTGGGACGAGGCCGCCGCCGTCTTCGACGAGAAGGCCCTGACCCAGCTGGTCGTCTCCGTCGCGACCATCAACGCCTGGAACCGGATCAGCGTCGCCACCCGGCAGGTGGCGGGGAGCCACCGCCGCGCCGCGGCCGCGGGGCGGCCCTGA
- a CDS encoding 3-oxoacyl-ACP reductase, with protein sequence MSDLLATLSNTPIAKQLGLPTVPTLRRHRPGDPLLAGPVLVAAVGEGRFAKALTAFVESHGVPALAAAGEDRLYGVVLDLSGATTLADLAAAQQILTPAVKKLGPSGRVLLIGAEPGEASGAEAAAVAQSLDGLVRSIGKELRFGATANLLIVASDVTPAAIDSSVRFFLSARSAYVDGQVAHVAAPVGTPQEPAEVDDPRAEEQPLAGRIAVVTGAARGIGAAIADTLARDGATIVAVDVPAAGEGLARTANRTGGTALQLDITAPDAADRLLGHLADRHDGVDIVVHNAGITRDKLLANMTADRWNSVLAVNLGAQLTINEALLAEGSPLHEAGRVVCVSSQSGIAGNRGQTNYAASKAGVIGMVRALAPRFAERGATINAVAPGFIETDMTAKMPVATREGGRRINSLKQGGLPVDVAEAIGWFGRAESGGLNGQTVRVCGQSMLGA encoded by the coding sequence ATGAGCGACCTGCTCGCGACCCTGTCCAACACCCCGATCGCCAAGCAGCTCGGGCTGCCCACGGTGCCGACGCTGCGCCGGCACCGCCCCGGGGACCCGCTGCTGGCCGGCCCGGTGCTCGTCGCGGCCGTCGGCGAGGGCCGGTTCGCCAAGGCGCTCACCGCGTTCGTCGAGAGCCACGGTGTCCCCGCGCTCGCGGCGGCCGGCGAGGACCGGCTGTACGGCGTCGTCCTGGACCTGTCCGGTGCCACGACGCTGGCCGACCTCGCCGCCGCCCAGCAGATCCTCACCCCCGCGGTGAAGAAGCTCGGCCCGTCGGGCCGGGTGCTGCTGATCGGTGCCGAGCCGGGCGAGGCGTCCGGTGCGGAGGCGGCCGCCGTCGCCCAGTCGCTCGACGGCCTGGTCCGCTCGATCGGCAAGGAGCTGCGCTTCGGCGCGACGGCCAACCTGCTCATCGTGGCCTCCGACGTGACCCCGGCCGCCATCGACTCGTCGGTCCGGTTCTTCCTGTCGGCCCGCTCCGCCTACGTCGATGGCCAGGTCGCGCACGTCGCGGCGCCGGTCGGGACCCCGCAGGAGCCGGCCGAGGTGGACGACCCGCGCGCCGAGGAGCAGCCGCTCGCCGGGCGCATCGCGGTGGTCACCGGTGCGGCACGGGGCATCGGCGCGGCCATCGCCGACACCCTGGCCCGCGACGGCGCGACGATCGTCGCCGTCGACGTCCCGGCGGCCGGTGAGGGACTGGCCCGCACCGCGAACCGCACCGGCGGCACCGCGCTGCAGCTGGACATCACCGCCCCCGACGCGGCGGACCGGCTGCTCGGCCACCTCGCCGACCGGCACGACGGCGTCGACATCGTGGTGCACAACGCGGGCATCACCCGCGACAAGCTGCTCGCGAACATGACCGCCGACCGCTGGAACTCGGTGCTCGCGGTCAACCTGGGCGCCCAGCTGACGATCAACGAGGCGCTGCTGGCCGAGGGCTCCCCGCTGCACGAGGCGGGCCGCGTGGTCTGCGTGTCCTCGCAGTCGGGCATCGCGGGCAACCGCGGCCAGACCAACTACGCCGCCTCCAAGGCCGGTGTGATCGGCATGGTCCGGGCGCTCGCCCCGCGCTTCGCCGAGCGCGGAGCGACGATCAACGCCGTCGCACCCGGGTTCATCGAGACCGACATGACCGCGAAGATGCCCGTCGCCACCCGCGAGGGCGGCCGTCGGATCAACTCCCTCAAGCAGGGCGGGCTGCCGGTGGACGTCGCCGAGGCCATCGGCTGGTTCGGCCGCGCCGAGTCCGGCGGGCTCAACGGGCAGACCGTGCGGGTCTGCGGCCAGTCGATGCTGGGGGCCTGA
- a CDS encoding FdhF/YdeP family oxidoreductase, producing the protein MSPTPVNSAPIHPPVDTEESDLRVSERKTSAAGAKAVAISMKRSLAEQGVVKSAKNLLTMNQVDGFDCMSCAWPDPAPGERHTAEFCENGAKAVAWEGDNRRVTPEFFAEHSIADLRERSAHWLESQGRLTHPMVRRAGRTHYEPISWDDAFDLVGTHLRGLSSPDEALFYTSGRASNEAAFVYQLFARAYGTNNLPDCSNMCHESTSVGLAEAIGIGKGSVSLQDLHEADLIVISGQNPGTNHPRMLSALEIAKKNGARILAVNPLPEAGLFKFDNPQTVRGMSGIGTHLADEFLQIRSGGDLALWQAFGHLLLAAEDRDPGSVLDRDFIERHTHGFEAYAAHVKDLDRDAVVAATGLTWGEIEKAAEMLATSKRIVNCWAMGITQHRNAVATIKELVNVALLQGMIGKPGAGLCPVRGHSNVQGDRTMGIWERVADSFLDAIRDEFGLEPPREHGYDSVAAVQAMADGRASVFVGLGGNFSQAMSDTGVTEPALERCSLTVQISTKLNRSHVVAGTDALILPTLGRTEKDLTGGRAQRVTVEDSMSAVHASHGRSEPAGELLRSEVDILCGIARATLGADHLVPWADFAADYDRIRDRIGRVVPGCEAYTEKVARSGGFTLPHPPRDSRTFPTASGKAEFTVSPLEVVTLPEGRLVLQSLRSHDQFNTTIYGLDDRYRGIHSGRRVVFISDADLRELGFADGDTVDLVSEWTDGSERRADDFRLVSYSTPKGCIAAYYPETNPLIPLESYAEASRCPTSKWVQVRLEPATR; encoded by the coding sequence GTGTCCCCCACCCCGGTCAACAGCGCCCCGATCCACCCCCCGGTCGACACCGAGGAGTCCGATCTGCGCGTCTCGGAGCGGAAGACCTCCGCCGCCGGGGCGAAGGCCGTTGCCATCTCCATGAAGCGTTCCCTCGCCGAACAGGGCGTGGTGAAGTCCGCCAAGAACCTGCTCACGATGAACCAGGTCGACGGCTTCGACTGCATGAGCTGCGCCTGGCCGGACCCGGCACCCGGCGAGCGGCACACCGCCGAGTTCTGCGAGAACGGCGCGAAGGCCGTGGCCTGGGAGGGCGACAACCGTCGCGTCACCCCCGAGTTCTTCGCCGAGCACTCCATCGCCGACCTGCGGGAGCGCAGCGCGCACTGGCTGGAGAGCCAGGGCAGGCTGACCCATCCGATGGTCCGCCGGGCCGGCCGCACGCACTACGAGCCCATCTCGTGGGACGACGCGTTCGACCTGGTGGGGACGCACCTGCGCGGCCTGTCGAGCCCCGACGAGGCGCTGTTCTACACCTCCGGCCGGGCCTCGAACGAGGCCGCGTTCGTCTACCAGCTGTTCGCCCGTGCCTACGGCACGAACAACCTGCCCGACTGCTCGAACATGTGCCACGAGTCGACCTCGGTCGGCCTGGCCGAGGCGATCGGCATCGGGAAGGGCTCGGTCTCGCTGCAGGACCTGCACGAGGCCGACCTGATCGTCATCTCCGGGCAGAACCCGGGCACCAACCACCCGCGCATGCTCTCGGCGCTGGAGATCGCCAAGAAGAACGGCGCGCGGATCCTCGCCGTCAACCCGCTGCCCGAGGCCGGGCTGTTCAAGTTCGACAACCCGCAGACCGTGCGGGGCATGAGCGGCATCGGCACCCACCTGGCCGACGAGTTCCTGCAGATCCGCTCGGGCGGCGACCTCGCGCTGTGGCAGGCGTTCGGGCACCTGCTGCTGGCCGCCGAGGACCGCGACCCGGGCAGCGTGCTGGACCGCGACTTCATCGAGCGCCACACCCACGGCTTCGAGGCCTACGCCGCGCACGTGAAGGATCTGGACCGCGACGCCGTCGTCGCCGCGACCGGGCTCACCTGGGGCGAGATCGAGAAGGCCGCGGAGATGCTCGCGACCTCGAAGCGGATCGTGAACTGCTGGGCCATGGGCATCACCCAGCACCGCAACGCCGTGGCCACCATCAAGGAGCTGGTGAACGTCGCCCTGCTCCAGGGCATGATCGGCAAGCCGGGCGCGGGCCTGTGCCCGGTCCGCGGCCACTCCAACGTGCAGGGCGACCGCACGATGGGCATCTGGGAGCGGGTCGCGGACAGCTTCCTCGACGCGATCCGCGACGAGTTCGGCCTCGAGCCGCCCCGCGAGCACGGCTACGACTCGGTCGCCGCGGTGCAGGCGATGGCGGACGGGCGGGCGAGCGTCTTCGTCGGGCTGGGCGGCAACTTCTCCCAGGCGATGTCGGACACCGGCGTCACCGAGCCCGCACTGGAGCGCTGTTCGCTGACCGTACAGATCTCCACCAAGCTGAACCGGTCGCACGTCGTCGCCGGGACCGACGCGCTGATCCTGCCCACTCTCGGCCGCACCGAGAAGGACTTGACCGGCGGCCGGGCGCAGCGGGTCACCGTCGAGGACTCGATGTCGGCGGTGCACGCCTCGCACGGCCGCTCGGAGCCGGCCGGGGAGCTGCTGCGGTCCGAGGTCGACATCCTGTGCGGGATCGCGCGGGCCACCCTCGGCGCGGACCACCTCGTCCCGTGGGCCGACTTCGCCGCCGACTACGACCGCATCCGCGACCGGATCGGCCGGGTCGTCCCGGGCTGCGAGGCCTACACCGAGAAGGTCGCCCGCTCCGGCGGGTTCACCCTCCCCCACCCGCCCCGGGACAGCCGCACCTTCCCGACGGCGTCGGGCAAGGCGGAGTTCACCGTCAGCCCGCTGGAGGTGGTGACCCTGCCCGAGGGCCGCCTGGTCCTGCAGAGCCTGCGCAGCCACGACCAGTTCAACACCACGATCTACGGCCTGGACGACCGCTACCGCGGCATCCACTCCGGCCGCCGGGTCGTGTTCATCTCCGACGCCGACCTGCGCGAGCTGGGCTTCGCCGACGGCGACACGGTGGACCTGGTCAGCGAGTGGACCGACGGCAGCGAGCGGCGCGCGGACGACTTCCGGCTGGTGTCCTACTCGACGCCGAAGGGCTGTATCGCCGCGTACTACCCGGAGACCAACCCGCTGATCCCCCTGGAGTCCTACGCCGAGGCGTCGCGCTGCCCGACGTCGAAGTGGGTGCAGGTCCGGCTGGAGCCCGCCACCCGGTGA
- a CDS encoding acetyl-CoA C-acetyltransferase, whose product MPASTRRAAVIGGNRIPFARANGAYAGASNLDMLTTTLDGLVARFGLAGERLGEVVAGAVLKHSRDFNLTREAVLGSRLSPATAAYDVQQACGTGLEATIAVANKIALGQIESGVAGGVDTASDAPIALNDDLRRVLVKLNAAKTTVDRLKLVGQLRPGQIVPDIPENSEPRTGLSMGEHAARTALEWGIGRTEQDELTVRSHHNLAAAYDRGFFDDLVTPYLKLTRDNNLRADSSVEKLAKLKPVFGKGPDATMTAGNSTPLTDGAALVLLGSDEWAAEHRLPVLAHVVDAETAGVDYVHGPDGLLTAPVFAVPRLLERNGLSLQDFDLYEIHEAFASVVLVQRKAWEDPRFCKERLGLDTPLGAIDDDKLNVAGSSLAAGHPFAATGGRIVATLAKLLREKADTEKKNQRGLISICAAGGQGVVAILEATA is encoded by the coding sequence ATGCCAGCCAGCACCCGGCGCGCCGCCGTCATCGGCGGCAACCGCATCCCGTTCGCGCGGGCCAACGGTGCCTACGCCGGCGCCTCGAACCTCGACATGCTCACCACGACGCTCGACGGTCTGGTGGCCCGCTTCGGGCTGGCCGGCGAGCGCCTGGGTGAGGTCGTGGCCGGCGCCGTGCTCAAGCACTCCCGTGACTTCAACCTGACCCGCGAGGCGGTCCTCGGCTCCCGGCTGAGCCCCGCCACCGCGGCCTACGACGTGCAGCAGGCCTGCGGCACCGGTCTGGAGGCGACCATCGCCGTCGCCAACAAGATCGCGCTCGGCCAGATCGAGTCCGGTGTCGCCGGTGGCGTGGACACCGCGTCCGACGCGCCGATCGCCCTGAACGACGACCTGCGGCGCGTGCTGGTCAAGCTCAACGCGGCGAAGACCACGGTGGACCGGCTCAAGCTGGTGGGGCAGCTGCGCCCGGGCCAGATCGTGCCGGACATCCCGGAGAACTCGGAGCCGCGCACCGGCCTGTCGATGGGCGAGCACGCCGCACGCACCGCCCTGGAGTGGGGCATCGGCCGCACCGAGCAGGACGAGCTCACCGTGCGCAGCCACCACAACCTGGCCGCCGCCTACGACCGCGGCTTCTTCGACGACCTGGTCACGCCGTACCTGAAGCTGACCCGGGACAACAACCTGCGCGCCGACTCCTCGGTGGAGAAGCTCGCGAAGCTCAAGCCGGTCTTCGGCAAGGGCCCCGACGCCACGATGACCGCGGGCAACTCGACCCCGCTCACCGACGGTGCCGCCCTGGTCCTGCTCGGCTCCGACGAGTGGGCCGCCGAGCACCGGCTGCCGGTGCTGGCGCACGTGGTGGACGCCGAGACCGCGGGCGTCGACTACGTCCACGGCCCGGACGGGCTGCTCACCGCGCCGGTGTTCGCCGTGCCGCGGCTGCTGGAGCGCAACGGACTGTCCCTGCAGGACTTCGACCTGTACGAGATCCACGAGGCCTTCGCCTCGGTCGTCCTCGTGCAGCGCAAGGCCTGGGAGGACCCCCGCTTCTGCAAGGAGCGCCTGGGTCTCGACACGCCGCTGGGCGCGATCGACGACGACAAGCTCAACGTCGCGGGCTCCTCGCTCGCCGCGGGGCACCCGTTCGCCGCGACCGGCGGCCGGATCGTCGCGACCCTGGCCAAGCTCCTACGGGAGAAGGCCGACACCGAGAAGAAGAACCAGCGCGGCCTGATCTCGATCTGCGCCGCCGGCGGCCAGGGCGTCGTCGCGATCCTGGAGGCAACGGCATGA
- a CDS encoding TetR family transcriptional regulator, which produces MKVGRDKRDSRWDAHREQRRAALVGSAIGAIRRHGAGIGMDEIAASAATSKTVIYRHFGDRTGLYTAICESVAGVLLAEVRRATAAALADSGRGPRAAVAAGIDAYLRLIEIDPELYRFVVQRPLLTQGTARRSPATDGGHDPVNDLVTVIGDEVAAVIAGNLGDPAPGETDRRAAARIWGHAIVGLVRGAADDWLARPDGTPREQLATHLTDLAWSGLSGLASHVQEVHP; this is translated from the coding sequence GTGAAGGTCGGACGGGACAAGCGCGACAGCCGATGGGACGCCCACCGCGAGCAGCGGCGGGCCGCACTCGTGGGCTCTGCGATCGGTGCCATCCGCCGGCACGGCGCCGGCATCGGGATGGACGAGATCGCCGCGTCCGCCGCCACCAGCAAGACCGTGATCTACCGGCACTTCGGCGACCGGACCGGCCTCTACACCGCGATCTGCGAGTCGGTGGCCGGGGTCCTGCTCGCCGAGGTCCGCCGGGCCACCGCCGCAGCCCTGGCCGACTCCGGCCGTGGGCCGCGCGCCGCCGTCGCCGCCGGCATCGACGCCTACCTGAGACTCATCGAGATCGACCCGGAGCTGTACCGGTTCGTGGTACAGCGCCCGCTGCTCACCCAGGGAACCGCACGCCGCAGCCCCGCCACCGACGGCGGGCACGACCCGGTCAACGACCTCGTGACCGTGATCGGGGACGAGGTGGCCGCGGTCATCGCCGGCAACCTCGGCGACCCGGCCCCCGGGGAGACCGACCGGCGGGCCGCGGCCCGCATCTGGGGCCACGCGATCGTCGGACTGGTGCGCGGCGCCGCCGACGACTGGCTCGCCCGCCCCGACGGCACCCCGCGCGAGCAGCTCGCCACCCATCTCACCGACCTGGCCTGGTCCGGACTCTCCGGCCTGGCATCGCACGTGCAGGAGGTTCACCCGTGA
- a CDS encoding RrF2 family transcriptional regulator produces the protein MRMGQGVEWALHCCLNLAWVGDAVPGARLAGFYDLPAAYLNKQLQTLVRAGICESVPGPRGGFRLARPTEQVSLLDVVVAVEGPEDAFRCTSILGAAPGGDPSLDYSGRCAISLSMRSAELAWRRELAGRSLADVAADVVRTAPEAPQRVRAALAP, from the coding sequence ATGCGGATGGGACAGGGCGTCGAATGGGCACTGCACTGCTGCCTGAACCTGGCCTGGGTCGGTGACGCGGTGCCCGGCGCCCGGCTCGCCGGGTTCTACGACCTGCCGGCCGCGTACCTGAACAAGCAGCTGCAGACGCTGGTCCGGGCCGGGATCTGCGAGTCCGTCCCGGGCCCGCGCGGCGGCTTCCGGCTCGCCCGACCGACGGAGCAGGTGTCGCTGCTCGACGTCGTCGTCGCGGTCGAGGGACCGGAGGACGCGTTCCGCTGCACCTCGATCCTCGGAGCGGCACCGGGCGGCGACCCGTCGCTCGACTACTCCGGCCGCTGCGCGATCTCGCTGTCCATGCGCTCGGCCGAGCTGGCCTGGCGCCGGGAGCTGGCCGGCCGCTCGCTCGCCGACGTCGCCGCGGACGTCGTCCGCACCGCCCCGGAGGCGCCGCAGCGTGTCCGGGCCGCGCTCGCACCGTGA
- a CDS encoding acyl-CoA dehydrogenase, with product MNAQTSTLPTPDRIPAETLRTVVDGRWAHVRQQTREQLAANADMRADPDLSSADYRGRITDSLKFLTSSGRPHTGFDPSVGGEGDVGGVVTAFAMLAYGDLSLLVKAGVQWGLFGGAVQVLGTERHHEQYLRKIIDGELLGCFAMTESGHGSDVQHLHTTATYDAAAGEFVLHTPYPQARKEYIGNAARDGRMAVVFAQLVTGDEKPGVHAFLVPLRDSDGNALPGVTIGDDGRKAGLNGVDNGRLTFDHVRIPRENLLNRFADVAPDGTYSSSIENETARFFTMLGTLVRGRISVAGGAGGAAQKALALAVRFGERRRQFANPATGEETTVLDYLAHQQKLLPALATTFALHFTQDDLVKRMHDVQAPGAGPVGAREQRTLEQSAAGIKAIATWHATHTIQTCREACGGAGYLEENLLPALKADTDVFTTFEGDNTVLLQLLAKELLSDYGRTIKKGNPLEIAPLLGRQLAGVLAERTGAASLTRRIPFRGIDLTDRRRRRELLEVRRADTLAAAIRNLAPAMRKGNDEFTVFNSAQDLLLVAARAHVDTLVERSFADKLATIDDPAVRALLERVYDLHVLSVIDRERAWYLETGRLTAAESRSIRPLVNGLCRELRPYARTLVDGFGIPDEWLACPMLDDEAWAPAPGRPAEPLTEQVEAG from the coding sequence GTGAACGCCCAGACCAGCACCCTGCCCACGCCCGACCGGATCCCCGCGGAGACCCTCCGCACGGTCGTCGACGGACGGTGGGCGCACGTCCGGCAGCAGACCCGCGAGCAGCTCGCGGCCAACGCCGACATGCGCGCGGACCCCGACCTGTCCTCGGCCGACTACCGCGGGCGCATCACCGACTCGCTCAAGTTCCTGACCTCCTCCGGCCGCCCACACACCGGCTTCGACCCGTCCGTCGGCGGCGAGGGCGACGTCGGCGGCGTGGTCACCGCGTTCGCCATGCTGGCCTACGGCGACCTGTCGCTGCTGGTCAAGGCCGGCGTCCAGTGGGGACTGTTCGGCGGCGCGGTCCAGGTGCTCGGAACCGAGCGCCACCACGAGCAGTACCTCCGCAAGATCATCGACGGGGAGCTGCTCGGCTGCTTCGCGATGACCGAGTCCGGCCACGGCTCGGACGTGCAGCACCTGCACACCACGGCCACCTACGACGCCGCGGCGGGCGAGTTCGTCCTCCACACCCCGTACCCGCAGGCACGCAAGGAGTACATCGGCAACGCCGCGCGCGACGGTCGGATGGCCGTGGTGTTCGCCCAGCTGGTCACCGGCGACGAGAAGCCCGGCGTGCACGCCTTCCTCGTGCCGCTGCGCGACTCCGACGGCAACGCCCTGCCCGGCGTGACCATCGGCGACGACGGGCGCAAGGCCGGCCTGAACGGCGTCGACAACGGGCGGCTGACCTTCGACCATGTGCGCATCCCGCGCGAGAACCTGCTCAACCGCTTCGCCGACGTCGCCCCGGACGGGACGTACTCGTCGTCGATCGAGAACGAGACCGCTCGCTTCTTCACCATGCTCGGCACCCTGGTCCGCGGCCGGATCTCGGTCGCCGGCGGCGCCGGTGGGGCCGCGCAGAAGGCCCTCGCCCTGGCGGTGCGCTTCGGCGAGCGCCGTCGTCAGTTCGCGAACCCGGCGACCGGCGAGGAGACCACCGTCCTCGACTACCTGGCCCATCAGCAGAAGCTGCTTCCCGCGCTGGCGACCACGTTCGCGCTGCACTTCACCCAGGACGATCTGGTGAAGCGGATGCACGACGTCCAGGCGCCCGGCGCGGGCCCGGTCGGTGCGCGCGAGCAGCGCACCCTGGAGCAGTCCGCGGCGGGCATCAAGGCGATCGCCACCTGGCACGCCACGCACACCATCCAGACCTGCCGCGAGGCCTGCGGCGGCGCGGGCTACCTGGAGGAGAACCTGCTGCCCGCGCTCAAGGCGGACACCGACGTGTTCACCACCTTCGAGGGCGACAACACGGTCCTGCTGCAGCTGCTGGCCAAGGAGCTGCTGTCGGACTACGGCCGCACGATCAAGAAGGGCAACCCGCTCGAGATCGCGCCGCTGCTCGGGCGTCAGCTCGCCGGGGTGCTCGCCGAGCGGACCGGCGCCGCCTCGCTGACCCGGCGGATCCCGTTCCGCGGGATCGACCTGACCGACCGCAGGCGCCGCCGGGAGCTGCTGGAGGTCCGCCGCGCGGACACCCTGGCCGCCGCGATCCGCAACCTCGCCCCCGCGATGCGCAAGGGCAACGACGAGTTCACCGTCTTCAACTCCGCGCAGGACCTGCTGCTCGTCGCCGCGCGGGCGCACGTGGACACCCTCGTCGAGCGCTCCTTCGCCGACAAGCTCGCCACGATCGACGACCCGGCGGTGCGGGCGCTGCTGGAGCGGGTCTACGACCTGCACGTGCTGAGCGTGATCGACCGCGAGCGCGCCTGGTACCTGGAGACCGGGCGGCTCACCGCCGCCGAGTCGCGCTCGATCCGGCCGCTGGTCAACGGCCTGTGCCGGGAGCTGCGGCCGTACGCCCGCACACTGGTCGACGGCTTCGGCATCCCGGACGAGTGGCTGGCCTGCCCGATGCTGGACGACGAGGCCTGGGCCCCGGCCCCCGGGCGACCGGCCGAGCCGCTGACGGAGCAGGTCGAGGCGGGCTGA
- a CDS encoding pyridoxal phosphate-dependent aminotransferase, producing MLVERMRPFTSTIFTEISRLAVETGAINLGQGFPDTDGPASLLADAAANITERGRNQYPPGPGVPALREAVAAHQHRWYGLEVDPADVVVTTGATEAIAATLLGLCGPGDEVVAFEPAYDSYAAAVALAGATLRTVPLLPPGFGFDDDALAAAFSDRTRVVLVNTPHNPTGAVLTRDQLTRVGELAVAHDAVVVTDEVYEHMVFDDAQHVPMASLPGLADRTLTISSAGKTFSVTGWKVGWVHGPSELVAAPRAVKQFLTFHGGAPFQPAVAHALGLGDDFYTGLAADLTRKRDLLADGLRAAGFDVLTPRGTYFVTADPRQLGYDDGVDLAWKLPGLCGVAAVPVSVFCPSPQAAATHRPYVRFAFCKRDEVLEQAAERLAGLRP from the coding sequence ATGCTGGTCGAGCGCATGCGCCCGTTCACCTCGACGATCTTCACCGAGATCTCCCGCCTCGCGGTCGAGACCGGTGCGATCAACCTCGGCCAGGGCTTCCCGGACACCGACGGTCCGGCCTCGCTGCTCGCCGACGCGGCCGCCAACATCACCGAGCGCGGCCGCAACCAGTACCCGCCCGGCCCGGGTGTGCCCGCGCTGCGCGAGGCCGTCGCGGCCCACCAGCACCGCTGGTACGGCCTCGAGGTCGACCCGGCCGACGTCGTCGTCACCACGGGGGCGACCGAGGCGATCGCCGCGACCCTGCTCGGACTCTGCGGACCCGGCGACGAGGTCGTCGCGTTCGAGCCGGCCTACGACTCCTACGCCGCGGCCGTCGCGCTGGCCGGCGCCACGCTGCGCACCGTGCCGCTGCTCCCGCCCGGGTTCGGCTTCGACGACGACGCGCTGGCCGCCGCGTTCTCCGACCGCACCCGGGTGGTGCTGGTCAACACCCCGCACAACCCGACCGGCGCGGTGCTCACCCGCGACCAGCTGACCCGGGTCGGGGAGCTCGCGGTCGCCCACGACGCGGTGGTCGTCACCGACGAGGTGTACGAGCACATGGTCTTCGACGACGCGCAGCACGTCCCGATGGCGTCGCTGCCCGGCCTCGCCGACCGCACCCTCACGATCTCTTCGGCCGGGAAGACCTTCTCGGTGACCGGCTGGAAGGTCGGCTGGGTGCACGGCCCGTCCGAGCTGGTCGCCGCCCCGCGCGCGGTCAAGCAGTTCCTCACCTTCCACGGCGGGGCGCCGTTCCAGCCGGCCGTCGCGCACGCCCTCGGCCTCGGCGACGACTTCTACACCGGCCTCGCGGCCGATCTCACCCGCAAGCGCGACCTGCTGGCCGACGGGCTGCGGGCGGCCGGGTTCGACGTGCTCACCCCGCGCGGCACCTACTTCGTGACCGCGGACCCGCGCCAGCTCGGCTACGACGACGGCGTCGACCTGGCCTGGAAGCTCCCCGGCCTGTGCGGGGTCGCGGCCGTCCCGGTGTCGGTGTTCTGCCCGTCGCCGCAGGCTGCCGCGACACACCGGCCGTACGTGCGGTTCGCCTTCTGCAAGCGCGACGAGGTGCTGGAGCAGGCCGCCGAGCGGCTCGCGGGGCTCCGGCCGTGA